A region from the Antennarius striatus isolate MH-2024 chromosome 24, ASM4005453v1, whole genome shotgun sequence genome encodes:
- the rnd3a gene encoding rho family GTPase 3a, with translation MKERRSCQKLSLKSGMDPSQSVKCKIVVVGDSQCGKTALLHVFAKDCFPESYVPTVFENYTASFEIDTQRIELSLWDTSGSPYYDNVRPLSYPDSDAVLICFDISRPETLDSVLKKWKGEIQEFCPNTKMLLVGCKSDLRTDLNTLVELSNHRQTPVSYDQGSSMAKQISAPYIECSAQQSENSVRDIFHVATLACINKNNKNVKRSKTTRGNKRISHMPGRPDLAAVASDLRKDKAKSCSVM, from the exons ATGAAGGAGAGACGCTCCTGCCAGAAACTGTCTCTGAAATCCGGCATGGATCCCAGTCAGAGTGTGAAGTGTAAGATAGTGGTGGTGGGGGACAGCCAGTGCGGGAAGACCGCCCTGCTTCACGTGTTCGCCAAGGACTGTTTCCCGGAG AGCTACGTCCCCACCGTGTTTGAAAACTACACAGCCAGCTTTGAAATCGACACCCAGAGGATTGAACTCAGTTTGTGGGACACCTCAG GCTCTCCGTACTACGACAACGTGAGGCCCCTGTCCTATCCCGACTCGGACGCCGTCCTCATCTGTTTCGACATCAGCCGTCCTGAAACACTCGACAGCGTGCTGAAAAAG TGGAAAGGTGAGATTCAGGAGTTTTGTCCCAACACTAAGATGCTGTTAGTCGGATGCAAGTCGGACTTGCGCACCGACTTGAACACGCTGGTGGAGCTTTCCAACCACAGGCAAACACCAGTTTCCTACGACCAG GGTTCCAGCATGGCCAAGCAGATCTCTGCGCCCTACATCGAGTGCTCGGCCCAGCAGTCGGAGAACAGCGTCAGAGACATTTTCCACGTGGCCACGCTGGCTtgcatcaacaaaaacaacaagaacgTCAAACGCAGCAAGACGACCCGCGGCAACAAGCGGATTTCGCACATGCCCGGTCGGCCCGACCTGGCGGCCGTGGCGTCGGACCTCCGGAAGGACAAAGCTAAAAGTTGCTCGGTCATGTGA